In Nymphaea colorata isolate Beijing-Zhang1983 chromosome 3, ASM883128v2, whole genome shotgun sequence, a genomic segment contains:
- the LOC116250393 gene encoding glutamate receptor 2.4-like, translating into MQAVTFHLSFFLTALFWRHVCGFQAVNQSATRVNVGLMLDLSTPNGKISSTCIDMALEDFYSNHNHSKILVLHQETNYRRGVVEAASAAIELLRKVEVEATLGPVTSGDAEFVADLGDMAHVPVISFTATSPSLSPKHRYFIRTAQNDLYQVGAIADIVKAYGWGEVVPIYEDSEFGKGVIPNLTDALQMVDVRVPARAVLSNNSVDEHIRGELERLMLMQTRVFVVHMPPDLGGRLFTCARELGMLSEGYVWIVTNGMGNLLDELSHRPEVLASMEGALVLKTYVPETPKLKNFTVKWRSKFQSRYPKDDIPPHPDVFGLWAYDTISALASALERSYSGNTRYHHHHHGRRNSSASGEPFANMGVSPSGSSISIELGRSRFRGLSGDFVLEKRQLVSQVMEITNLVGKGEKHVGFWTSKTGLVKKISKECLESGSKGKCSANVGLRTVVWPGDRPAVPKGWVIPANGTRLRIAVPVKSGFQALLKVETDTGNQEIAVEGYCIEVFKKVLEIMPYYLHHDFIPFPIDGKPNSTYDDLVKGVYLQNYDAVVGDTTITAERAKLVDFTMPYADTGVTMIVANKAERKMSALIFLRPLTKELWLTTGAFFVLTGFVIWILEHRINPDFRGPPSAQMGIIFYFAFSTMVFAHRERLASNLSRVVVIVWVFVVLILTQSYMASLTSMLTVQQLQPTVTDIDTLLRDGESIGCQNGSFVRNMLINQLKVPESQLKLYTSPAEYADALVNGSQKGGVGAIFDEIPYIRLFLAKYCRGFAMAGPIYKAGGFGFVFPRGSPFVAAVSRAILNVTEADRLLEIEERLYENQTCIDVAIEVGTNNLSLTRLRGLFFLTGTATTGVLFLLFLTSFCFSSGTPRSPFAGPITERMICWQSAASIFKRFGEKDTPSRAFGNTSASDNFENYDAVVGDTTVGASRSQYVDFTLPYTETGVSMVVRAKAGRKPNPFRFLKPMTAQPI; encoded by the exons ATGCAGGCGGTCACCTTCCATctctcattcttcttgactgcCTTGTTTTGGCGCCATGTGTGTGGCTTCCAAGCTGTTAACCAATCTGCAACGCGAGTGAATGTTGGGCTCATGCTCGATCTCAGCACTCCGAATGGGAAGATCAGCTCCACATGCATAGACATGGCCCTCGAGGATTTCTACTCCAACCATAACCACTCCAAAATTTTAGTCCTCCATCAGGAAACCAACTACCGCCGTGGCGTTGTTGAAGCAGCTTCCGCTG CCATTGAACTTCTGAGGAAGGTGGAGGTGGAGGCGACTCTCGGGCCTGTGACCTCCGGTGACGCGGAATTTGTGGCCGACTTGGGGGACATGGCTCACGTCCCCGTCATTTCCTTCACCGCAACCAGCCCCTCGCTGTCTCCCAAACACCGCTACTTCATTCGAACTGCGCAGAACGACTTGTACCAAGTGGGCGCCATAGCGGACATCGTGAAAGCTTACGGGTGGGGAGAGGTCGTCCCCATCTACGAAGACAGCGAGTTCGGAAAGGGGGTGATCCCCAACTTGACGGACGCTCTTCAAATGGTGGACGTCCGGGTGCCGGCGAGGGCCGTGCTCTCCAACAACTCTGTCGATGAGCACATCAGAGGAGAGCTCGAACGCCTTATGTTGATGCAGACTCGGGTTTTTGTGGTGCACATGCCGCCGGATCTCGGGGGTCGCCTCTTCACCTGCGCGCGAGAGTTGGGGATGTTGAGTGAAGGGTACGTTTGGATCGTGACCAACGGGATGGGAAATCTCTTGGACGAACTCTCCCACCGGCCGGAAGTTCTTGCTTCCATGGAAGGGGCCTTGGTTCTGAAAACTTACGTCCCCGAAACCCCAAAACTAAAGAATTTCACGGTCAAGTGGCGATCAAAGTTCCAAAGTCGATATCCCAAGGATGACATACCTCCGCACCCAGACGTGTTTGGCCTGTGGGCTTACGACACCATATCGGCGCTCGCTTCTGCACTAGAGAGAAGCTACTCCGGGAACACCAGgtaccatcaccaccaccatggGAGAAGAAACTCGTCCGCTTCAGGCGAACCGTTCGCGAATATGGGAGTGTCCCCGAGTGGTTCAAGCATATCAATCGAGCTCGGAAGGAGCAGATTCAGGGGCCTGAGTGGTGATTTTGTTCTGGAAAAGCGGCAGCTGGTCTCCCAGGTAATGGAGATAACGAATCTCGTGGGAAAAGGGGAGAAACACGTGGGGTTCTGGACTTCGAAAACTGGACTGGTGAAGAAGATAAGCAAAGAGTGCCTGGAAAGCGGCAGTAAAGGGAAGTGCAGCGCCAACGTCGGCCTCAGGACGGTGGTCTGGCCGGGCGATAGGCCGGCGGTTCCAAAGGGTTGGGTCATACCCGCTAACGGAACAAGATTGAGAATAGCTGTGCCCGTGAAGAGTGGATTCCAGGCGTTGCTCAAGGTGGAAACGGACACCGGGAACCAAGAGATTGCTGTGGAGGGATATTGCATAGAGGTATTCAAGAAGGTTTTGGAGATTATGCCATACTATCTACATCACGATTTCATTCCCTTTCCGATCGACGGGAAGCCGAACTCAACGTATGACGATCTTGTCAAGGGGGTTTACCTTCAG AACTACGATGCAGTGGTCGGCGACACGACCATCACAGCCGAGCGGGCCAAGCTCGTGGACTTCACGATGCCGTACGCGGATACCGGAGTGACCATGATCGTGGCAAACAAAGCGGAGAGGAAAATGAGCGCCTTGATATTTCTGAGACCCTTGACCAAGGAGCTGTGGCTCACAACCGGGGCTTTCTTCGTTCTGACCGGTTTCGTGATTTGGATTCTGGAGCACCGGATCAACCCCGACTTCAGGGGACCTCCCTCAGCACAGATGGGCATCATTTTCTACTTTGCCTTCTCTACCATGGTCTTCGCCCACA GGGAGAGGCTGGCAAGCAACCTGTCTCGGGTTGTGGTGATCGTTTGGGTGTTTGTGGTTTTGATCCTGACGCAGAGCTACATGGCCAGCCTGACTTCCATGCTCACAGTTCAGCAGCTCCAGCCCACCGTCACCGACATTGATACTCTCCTAAGAGATGGGGAGAGCATAGGTTGCCAGAATGGATCCTTCGTCCGCAACATGTTGATCAACCAACTGAAGGTCCCCGAATCCCAACTGAAGCTGTACACTTCACCAGCTGAATACGCAGATGCACTCGTTAATGGTAGCCAGAAGGGTGGTGTTGGAGCCATTTTTGATGAGATCCCGTACATCAGGCTGTTCCTTGCCAAGTATTGCCGTGGCTTCGCCATGGCTGGCCCTATCTACAAAGCAGGAGGATTTGGCTTC GTCTTCCCTAGAGGTTCTCCTTTTGTAGCCGCCGTTTCACGTGCAATACTGAACGTAACGGAAGCAGATCGCTTGCTGGAGATTGAGGAGAGGCTGTATGAGAACCAGACTTGTATAGATGTGGCCATTGAAGTGGGCACCAATAACCTGTCCCTCACTCGCCTCCGGGGTCTCTTTTTCTTAACTGGGACAGCCACTACTGGAGTactttttctcctcttcctgACCAGCTTCTGTTTCAGCAGTGGCACACCGCGGTCTCCTTTCGCAGGCCCAATCACAGAACGGATGATCTGTTGGCAGAGTGCAGCCTCCATCTTCAAGCGCTTTGGTGAGAAGGATACGCCGTCCCGTGCTTTCGGAAATACGTCTGCGAGTGACAATTTCGAG AATTACGACGCAGTGGTGGGTGATACAACTGTCGGGGCAAGCAGAAGCCAATACGTAGATTTCACGTTGCCTTACACGGAGACTGGTGTCTCCATGGTTGTGCGCGCGAAAGCCGGAAGGAAGCCGAACCCTTTCAGATTTTTGAAGCCAATGACGGCCCAGCCGATTTGA
- the LOC116249894 gene encoding glutamate receptor 2.8-like — protein sequence MLLADLRQILLLLLLLLCPRRGCPLQNGHLPFSTPMKVGVILDLGTLEGKVVDSCIRMAVEDFSSNRSRSHSNQLVLHVRDYQRGDIVEAASAAIDLLENIGVQAIIGPVSPSEVELVAALGGKAHIPIISFTEISPSPSMADAPYFVRTVQSDLYQVKAISDIVKAYNWREAALIYEDSEFGNGMIPSLTEAFLEADVKVASRSLFPTDCKDVSIREELYRLMTMQTRVFVVHMAPPLGTRLFSSALELGMMSKGYAWIVTTGMGNLLDILHPSEFDSLQGVLGVKTYIPETKELENFTVRWKRRFRVEYTEIDIPREISVSGLWAYDTMWALASALEKTEIPRNLDFHRLGRSSNDSTNIMELTLSPTGPELLEEILKTKFRGLSGQFELNGGQRTSNPFQIVNVIGRGARVVGFWSPTMRRLTPNKQVLGGNDGNYSSLSKNLKMVVWPGETAEVPRGWVLPTNGKKLKVGVPVKKRFREYVDVESNLEDGEKTVRGYCIDIFEAALELLPYALPFEYVPFKSAKAHGESSGSYNEFLHYMSLGEFDIAVADVTILADRSQYVDFTFPYTESGLSLLVAVKDEDKYSAFVFLKPFTTGLWLTTASFFLLIAVVVWLLEHRRNPEFRGQPSQHIGLAFYFAFSTLVFAHRERLTSNPARFVVIVWSFVVLILTSSYTASLSSILTVQKLQPTVGDIQTLIRNGEYVGYQKGSFVLGILKRLNFDESKLRPYTTVEDYVPALAKGSKNGGVAAVVDETPYLKLFLAKYCQGFAMIGPIYKTGGFGFAFPKGSPFLADLSLAVLNVTEGDRMTEFENAWFGNQTCLENDAKVASKVLTLSSFWGLFVVTGTVSFGAFSAFLLSIIIDSRRRIRRADVTWEAEIRKGTMNVEENSVDATISSVNMKGHRIDDTETKIIILAETPRSIATYIEEVRGEDKTSGNKQASACN from the exons ATGCTCTTGGCGGACCTCCGCCAaattcttctccttctcttgctgctgctgTGCCCTCGACGAGGATGTCCGTTGCAGAACGGCCACCTTCCTTTCTCGACACCCATGAAGGTGGGAGTGATCCTCGACTTGGGTACGCTGGAAGGGAAGGTGGTCGACTCCTGTATACGCATGGCCGTGGAGGATTTCTCTTCCAATCGTAGCCGCAGTCACTCGAATCAGTTGGTGCTTCACGTGCGCGACTACCAGAGAGGCGATATTGTTGAAGCTGCATCTGCCG CCATCGACCTTTTGGAGAACATCGGCGTGCAGGCGATAATTGGGCCAGTGTCACCTTCTGAGGTGGAACTCGTGGCAGCTTTGGGAGGCAAAGCCCATATCCCCATTATTTCCTTCACTGAAATAAGCCCTTCACCGTCCATGGCAGATGCTCCCTACTTCGTTCGAACAGTACAGAGCGATTTGTACCAAGTTAAGGCCATTTCAGACATTGTTAAAGCTTACAACTGGAGGGAGGCCGCGCTCATCTACGAAGACAGCGAGTTCGGCAACGGAATGATACCCTCTTTGACGGAGGCTTTTCTAGAAGCAGACGTCAAGGTGGCCTCTAGATCTCTTTTTCCTACTGACTGCAAGGACGTGTCCATAAGGGAAGAGCTCTACAGGCTCATGACGATGCAGACTCGGGTTTTCGTTGTGCACATGGCGCCGCCCCTCGGCACCCGTCTGTTCTCTTCCGCGCTCGAGCTGGGGATGATGAGTAAAGGGTATGCTTGGATCGTGACAACGGGGATGGGAAACCTCCTGGATATCTTGCATCCCTCGGAGTTTGATTCCTTGCAAGGCGTATTGGGGGTGAAGACTTACATACCCGAAACGAAGGAGTTGGAAAATTTCACAGTGAGATGGAAGAGGAGGTTCCGTGTAGAGTACACCGAGATTGACATTCCAAGGGAAATAAGCGTCTCTGGACTGTGGGCATACGACACCATGTGGGCATTAGCTTCCGCACTAGAGAAAACAGAAATACCACGGAATCTCGACTTTCATCGTTTGGGAAGATCTTCAAATGATTCCACTAATATCATGGAATTAACATTGTCACCGACTGGTCCCGAGCTGCTGGAAGAAATTCTGAAAACCAAATTCAGGGGTTTGAGTGGTCAGTTTGAGCTCAACGGTGGACAGCGGACGTCTAATCCATTCCAGATAGTGAATGTGATTGGTAGAGGGGCAAGAGTGGTGGGATTTTGGAGCCCAACGATGAGGAGACTCACACCCAACAAACAGGTTTTGGGTGGGAATGATGGAAACTATTCTAGCCTGTCCAAGAATCTGAAGATGGTGGTATGGCCTGGCGAGACGGCAGAGGTACCAAGAGGTTGGGTTTTGCCCACCAACGGGAAGAAACTGAAGGTTGGTGTTCCAGTAAAGAAACGGTTCAGGGAGTACGTGGATGTGGAGTCCAATCTGGAAGACGGCGAGAAGACGGTGAGAGGCTACTGCATAGACATATTCGAAGCAGCTTTGGAGCTCCTACCTTATGCCTTGCCTTTCGAGTACGTCCCTTTCAAGTCTGCTAAAGCACACGGGGAAAGTTCAGGCAGCTATAATGAATTTCTCCATTACATGTCTCTTGGG GAATTTGACATAGCTGTGGCGGATGTAACGATTCTAGCGGACAGATCGCAGTACGTGGATTTCACGTTCCCCTACACGGAGAGTGGGCTGTCTTTGCTTGTGGCTGTGAAGGATGAGGACAAATACAGCGCTTTCGTCTTCCTGAAGCCCTTCACCACAGGTCTTTGGCTGACGACTGCATCTTTCTTTCTGTTGATTGCAGTGGTGGTCTGGTTGTTGGAGCACAGAAGAAACCCCGAATTCCGGGGTCAGCCCTCTCAACATATTGGCTTGGCCTTTTACTTTGCCTTCTCCACGTTAGTCTTCGCTCATA GGGAAAGACTGACAAGCAATCCAGCACGGTTTGTGGTCATTGTTTGGTCGTTCGTGGTTTTGATCCTGACTTCGAGTTATACAGCCAGTTTGTCTTCAATACTCACGGTTCAGAAGCTTCAACCTACAGTCGGGGACATCCAAACACTCATCAGAAATGGAGAATACGTCGGCTATCAGAAGGGATCCTTTGTGCTGGGCATATTGAAGCGACTAAATTTCGATGAATCCAAGCTCAGGCCATACACCACAGTCGAGGACTATGTGCCTGCCCTTGCTAAAGGCAGCAAAAATGGCGGAGTTGCTGCTGTCGTCGACGAGACTCCTTATCTGAAGCTGTTCCTTGCCAAGTATTGCCAAGGATTCGCCATGATTGGTCCTATCTACAAAACTGGAGGTTTTGGCTTT GCTTTTCCTAAGGGGTCCCCCTTTCTTGCCGATCTTTCGCTGGCAGTGCTTAATGTTACAGAGGGAGACAGAATGACTGAATTCGAGAACGCATGGTTCGGAAACCAGACTTGTCTGGAAAACGATGCAAAGGTTGCCAGCAAGGTCTTAACCCTCTCTAGCTTTTGGGGACTATTCGTCGTAACGGGAACAGTTTCATTTGGTGCATTCTCTGCCTTCCTCTTGTCCATCATCATTGATTCCAGAAGACGAATTCGTAGAGCTGATGTAACCTGGGAGGCAGAAATCCGGAAAGGAACAATGAATGTCGAAGAAAATAGCGTAGATGCCACTATTTCATCCGTGAACATGAAAGGCCATAGAATCGATGATACAGAAACAAAGATCATTATTCTTGCTGAGACACCACGCAGTATTGCAACATACATTGAAGAAGTTCGGGGTGAAGATAAGACGTCGGGAAACAAACAGGCCTCTGCGTGCAACTAA